The Lichenihabitans psoromatis genomic interval GATGACCGATATGGCGCTGTGCATCCTGCTCGGCTCCAGCCTCGGTTATCTCGGGCTCGGGGCGCAACCACCCGCCGCCGAATGGGGCGTGCTGATCGCCGACGGAAAAAACTACATGTCGACCGCATGGTGGATCTCGATCTTCCCCGGCATCGCCATCGTGATCACCGGCCTCGGGTTCAGCCTGCTCGGCGATGCTCTGTCGGATCTCTTGAGACCGCGCCGATGACGACGCTGACGGTGCGCGACCTCACCGCCACCTTCACGGGCCCGGCCGGCCCGGTGCGCGCCGTCGACGGCGTGAGTTTCGAGATCGGCGACGGCGAGATCATCGGACTTGTCGGTGAGTCGGGCTCGGGCAAGAGCGTCACGCTGCGCTCGTTGCTGCGGATGCTGCGGCCACCCGGCACGGTCAGCGGGTCCGTCGTCTGGAACGGCGTCGATCTCTTGGCGCTGCCCGAGGCCAAGCTGCGCGCGGTGCGGGGTGGAGAGATCGCGATGATCTTCCAGGAACCCATGACGGCGCTCAACCCGGTCCTGACGGTGTTTCAGCAGATCGACGAGACGCTGGCGACCCACACCGATCTGTCGAAAGCCGCGCGCAAAGCGCGCGCCGTCGACTTGCTGGATCTTGTCGGCATTCCGGCCGCGACAGAGCGGCTCGATCATTATCCGCATGAGTTCTCGGGCGGCATGCGCCAGCGCGTTATGATCGCGATCGCGCTGGCGGGCGAACCGCGCCTGCTGCTGGCCGATGAACCCACGACGGCGCTCGATGTGACGATCCAGGATCAGATCCTGAAGCTCATCGTCGATCTGCGCGACCGGCTCGGCATGAGCGTCATTCTGGTGACGCATGATCTCGGCGTCGTGGCACAGACCTGCTCCCGCGTTGCCGTCATGTATGCGGGCCGCATCGTGGAAAGCGGGTCGGTCGCAAGCCTCTTCGCCGAACCGCACCATCCCTACACACGCGGTTTGCTCGGCTCGGTGCCGCGCCCGGGGCAGGAGCGGCAGCCCTTGCTGTCGATCGACGGGACGCCGCCGTCGCTGGCCGACATGCCGCAGGGTTGCGCCTTTCATCCGCGCTGCAGCTTCAAAA includes:
- a CDS encoding ABC transporter ATP-binding protein, which gives rise to MTTLTVRDLTATFTGPAGPVRAVDGVSFEIGDGEIIGLVGESGSGKSVTLRSLLRMLRPPGTVSGSVVWNGVDLLALPEAKLRAVRGGEIAMIFQEPMTALNPVLTVFQQIDETLATHTDLSKAARKARAVDLLDLVGIPAATERLDHYPHEFSGGMRQRVMIAIALAGEPRLLLADEPTTALDVTIQDQILKLIVDLRDRLGMSVILVTHDLGVVAQTCSRVAVMYAGRIVESGSVASLFAEPHHPYTRGLLGSVPRPGQERQPLLSIDGTPPSLADMPQGCAFHPRCSFKTEICTAERPPLASIAPGRLVACFHHEVVAAAGLSR